Proteins encoded in a region of the Methylosinus trichosporium OB3b genome:
- a CDS encoding SCP2 sterol-binding domain-containing protein gives MSTALLETAGSLAAPFPARRLREMALAAGADDVGFVALDDPALDGERDIIRAAFPFAKTLVSFVMRMTRDNVRSPARSAANVEFHRVGDETDAVAHRLARALEEMGARAAYPAMAFPMEAARWPSRMWIVAHKPIAVAAGLGRIGIHRNVIHPKFGNFILLGTVVADLELDSYARPLDFNPCLECKLCVAACPTGAIAPDGAFQFEACYTHNYREFMGGFTDWVETIADAKSARAYRRDMSDSETVSMWQSLAYGPNYKAAYCLAVCPAGEDVISSYRDDRKKFLEEIVDPLRAKQETIYVTAGSDAEDYVKRRFPNKSVKRVGNGLRVASIAGFARGMSLRFQRKRAGGLRAVYHFVFTGAERRDLTVAIADGRLSVEEGLIGTADLRIRADSQVWLRFLRKEANLFWSLARLKIRLRGDPRLLAAFGRCFP, from the coding sequence ATGTCTACCGCTTTGCTCGAAACGGCCGGTTCTCTCGCCGCTCCCTTCCCGGCGCGCCGTCTGCGCGAGATGGCGCTCGCCGCCGGCGCCGACGATGTCGGTTTCGTCGCGCTCGACGATCCCGCGCTCGATGGCGAGCGCGACATTATTCGCGCGGCCTTTCCCTTCGCCAAGACGCTCGTCTCCTTCGTGATGCGCATGACTCGCGACAATGTGCGCAGCCCGGCGCGCTCGGCGGCCAATGTCGAGTTCCATCGCGTCGGCGACGAGACCGATGCGGTGGCGCATCGTCTCGCGCGCGCGTTGGAGGAGATGGGCGCGCGCGCGGCCTATCCGGCGATGGCCTTTCCGATGGAGGCGGCGCGCTGGCCCTCGCGTATGTGGATCGTCGCGCACAAGCCGATCGCGGTCGCCGCCGGGCTCGGGCGCATCGGCATACATCGCAATGTCATTCATCCGAAATTCGGCAATTTCATCTTGCTCGGAACCGTCGTCGCCGATCTCGAGCTCGATTCCTATGCGCGCCCGCTCGACTTCAATCCCTGTCTCGAATGCAAGCTCTGCGTCGCCGCCTGTCCGACCGGCGCCATCGCGCCCGACGGCGCGTTCCAGTTCGAGGCTTGCTACACACATAATTATCGCGAGTTCATGGGCGGCTTCACCGATTGGGTCGAGACCATCGCCGACGCGAAGAGCGCGCGCGCCTATCGCCGCGACATGAGCGATTCCGAGACCGTGTCGATGTGGCAGAGCCTCGCCTATGGGCCCAATTACAAGGCCGCCTATTGCCTGGCCGTGTGTCCCGCCGGCGAGGATGTGATTTCCTCCTATCGCGACGACCGCAAGAAATTTCTCGAGGAGATCGTCGATCCGCTGCGCGCCAAGCAGGAGACGATCTATGTGACGGCGGGCTCGGATGCGGAAGATTATGTGAAGCGCCGCTTTCCCAACAAGAGCGTGAAGCGCGTTGGCAATGGCCTGCGCGTCGCATCCATCGCGGGCTTCGCGCGCGGGATGTCGCTTCGTTTTCAGCGCAAGCGCGCGGGAGGCTTGCGCGCCGTCTATCATTTCGTCTTCACCGGCGCCGAGCGCCGCGATCTCACCGTGGCGATCGCCGACGGACGGCTCAGCGTGGAGGAGGGGTTGATCGGAACGGCCGATCTGCGCATTCGCGCCGATTCGCAGGTCTGGCTGCGCTTCCTGCGCAAGGAGGCCAATCTCTTCTGGTCGCTGGCGCGCTTGAAGATACGGCTCCGCGGCGATCCGCGCCTGCTCGCCGCCTTCGGCCGCTGCTTTCCGTGA
- a CDS encoding MarR family winged helix-turn-helix transcriptional regulator — MTDPLDLAEIRACAQSCAAANVRRAGRAVGRLYAESFAEIGLEPTQYSLLVACTLAEGATVGKLAEVFLLERSALARNLAVMEKRGLLRVKPGEDRRTRKVFLTAKGRTTLAAALPRWREAQAKAEKAFGPERLANLVGEARALADAMQKKDHAEE; from the coding sequence ATGACGGACCCACTCGACCTCGCCGAGATTCGCGCCTGTGCGCAAAGCTGCGCGGCCGCCAATGTGCGCCGCGCCGGGCGCGCCGTCGGGCGGCTCTATGCGGAGAGCTTCGCCGAGATCGGGCTGGAGCCGACGCAATATTCGCTGCTCGTCGCCTGCACGCTCGCCGAGGGCGCGACCGTCGGCAAGCTCGCCGAGGTTTTTCTGCTGGAGCGCAGCGCCCTCGCGCGCAATCTGGCGGTCATGGAGAAACGCGGATTGTTGCGCGTGAAACCCGGCGAGGATCGCCGCACGCGCAAGGTCTTCCTCACCGCGAAGGGCAGGACGACGCTCGCTGCGGCCTTGCCGCGCTGGCGCGAGGCGCAGGCGAAAGCGGAGAAGGCCTTCGGCCCCGAACGGCTGGCGAATCTCGTCGGCGAAGCCCGCGCGCTCGCCGATGCGATGCAGAAAAAGGATCATGCGGAAGAGTGA
- a CDS encoding universal stress protein produces the protein MSDDYFRSIVFPTDFSPQSSAAFAHALRMAVAARGLLHLLHIGGAGEPHDWSQFPHVRDTLADWGMIERGASEAAVAERLGCDIRKALVKAHDPVNGIRSYLELHRCDLLILATHASALQRLLLGSTAEAAAQAAGTPALFLRDGQKGFVDAGTGEMRLRLVLMAVDLTDAAEPAWLWLSRAAARLDPACRIRLLHVGEAAPRLGASAPAVELRHGPVAETIIDHAREIGADLIAMPTSGLQGWTQALKGSVSAKVIHGADQPVLVIPAQALGG, from the coding sequence ATGTCCGACGACTATTTTCGCTCGATCGTTTTTCCGACCGATTTCTCGCCACAGAGCAGCGCCGCTTTCGCTCACGCGCTGCGCATGGCCGTCGCCGCGCGCGGCCTGCTGCATCTGCTGCACATCGGCGGCGCGGGAGAGCCGCACGACTGGTCGCAATTTCCACATGTGCGCGACACGCTCGCCGATTGGGGAATGATCGAGCGCGGCGCGAGCGAGGCCGCGGTGGCCGAGCGGCTCGGATGCGACATCCGCAAGGCGCTTGTGAAAGCGCATGATCCGGTCAACGGCATCCGGTCCTATCTCGAGCTTCACCGATGCGACCTGCTGATTCTTGCGACCCATGCGAGCGCCCTGCAGCGTTTGCTGCTCGGCTCGACCGCCGAGGCCGCCGCCCAAGCCGCCGGGACGCCGGCATTGTTCCTGCGCGACGGCCAGAAGGGATTCGTCGACGCCGGGACCGGCGAGATGCGGCTACGGCTCGTGCTGATGGCCGTCGATTTGACGGACGCCGCAGAGCCGGCGTGGCTCTGGCTGTCACGCGCCGCGGCGCGGCTCGATCCCGCCTGCCGCATCCGCCTGCTGCATGTCGGCGAGGCGGCGCCACGCCTCGGCGCATCGGCGCCGGCGGTCGAGCTGCGGCATGGTCCCGTCGCCGAGACGATCATCGACCATGCGCGGGAGATCGGCGCCGATCTGATCGCCATGCCGACGAGCGGCCTCCAGGGATGGACACAGGCGCTGAAAGGCAGCGTGAGCGCGAAAGTCATTCACGGGGCCGACCAGCCGGTCCTCGTCATTCCGGCCCAGGCGCTCGGCGGCTGA
- a CDS encoding uroporphyrinogen-III synthase has translation MSRVLVTRARDDAERTAEKLRRLGHEPILAPVTEIVATGAAIPRESFDAVLATSARALRHAGEDVETLRDVPLYVVGARTAEAARARGLHVEASASDVAGLIALLRERFPTPRRFLYLAGRDRKDALEEFLRSCGHETRVVEIYHAQETAALPADALAAMACGEIDVVLHYSARSAALFLALTQGRVEARRIEAVAHLALSADVARVLRGAGCTHVRVASSPNEDSLLQSSRAPPVVSRRAPGPE, from the coding sequence ATGAGCCGCGTGCTCGTCACGCGCGCGCGGGACGACGCCGAACGCACGGCGGAAAAATTGCGGCGCCTCGGCCATGAGCCGATCCTCGCGCCGGTGACGGAGATCGTCGCCACCGGCGCGGCGATTCCGCGCGAGAGCTTCGACGCGGTACTCGCGACGAGCGCGCGGGCGCTGCGCCACGCGGGCGAGGATGTCGAGACGCTCCGCGACGTTCCGCTTTATGTGGTCGGCGCGCGAACCGCCGAAGCGGCGCGCGCGCGGGGGCTGCATGTGGAAGCGAGCGCGAGTGATGTCGCGGGACTGATCGCGCTATTGCGCGAGCGTTTTCCCACGCCGCGCCGCTTCCTCTATCTCGCCGGCCGCGACCGCAAGGACGCGCTCGAAGAGTTTTTGCGCAGCTGCGGCCATGAGACGCGCGTCGTCGAGATTTATCACGCGCAGGAGACGGCGGCCCTCCCGGCGGATGCGCTCGCGGCGATGGCGTGCGGCGAGATCGATGTCGTGCTGCATTATTCGGCGCGCAGCGCGGCGCTGTTCCTGGCGCTGACGCAGGGGCGCGTCGAGGCGCGCCGGATCGAGGCGGTCGCGCATCTCGCTCTGTCGGCGGACGTCGCGCGCGTGCTGCGCGGCGCCGGCTGCACGCATGTGCGCGTGGCGTCGTCACCGAATGAGGACAGCCTGCTTCAATCGTCTCGAGCGCCGCCCGTGGTCAGCCGCCGAGCGCCTGGGCCGGAATGA
- the hemC gene encoding hydroxymethylbilane synthase yields MTTAILTIGTRGSPLALAQTHEVRRLLAAALGAPEEALPIEIIRTTGDMIQDRPLAESGGKGLFTRELDIALAEGRIDLAVHSSKDLPTHLPPEIAIAGFLPREDVRDAWIGRGGASLADLPQGAVVGTASLRRGAQVKRLRPDVSVTLLRGNVETRLHKVESGEVDGTLLALAGLKRLGLADKATAILPLEDFLPAAGQGAIAITKRAGDARTRDALAPILDAATGAALAAERAFLTVLDGSCRTPIAAHARVDGDAMEFHGLALRADGSEIYEARRRGAAIDAARLGDDAANEILLRLPHGVAGLS; encoded by the coding sequence ATGACAACGGCAATTTTGACGATCGGCACGCGCGGCAGCCCGCTCGCCCTGGCGCAGACCCATGAGGTCCGCCGGCTGCTGGCGGCGGCGCTCGGGGCGCCCGAGGAGGCGCTGCCGATCGAGATCATCCGCACCACCGGCGATATGATCCAGGATCGGCCGCTCGCCGAATCGGGCGGCAAGGGGCTCTTCACCCGCGAGCTGGACATCGCCCTCGCCGAGGGGCGGATCGATCTCGCCGTGCATTCGTCCAAGGATCTGCCCACCCATCTGCCGCCCGAGATCGCCATCGCCGGCTTTCTGCCGCGCGAGGATGTGCGCGACGCCTGGATCGGTCGCGGCGGCGCGAGCCTCGCCGATTTGCCACAAGGCGCCGTCGTCGGCACCGCCTCGCTGCGGCGCGGCGCCCAGGTGAAGCGCCTGCGGCCGGATGTGTCGGTCACGCTGCTGCGTGGAAATGTCGAGACGCGGCTGCACAAGGTGGAGAGCGGCGAGGTCGACGGCACGTTGCTGGCGCTCGCCGGGCTGAAGCGCCTCGGCCTCGCCGATAAAGCGACCGCCATTCTGCCGCTCGAGGATTTTCTGCCCGCGGCGGGGCAGGGGGCCATCGCCATCACCAAGCGCGCCGGCGACGCGCGCACGCGCGACGCGCTGGCGCCGATCCTGGATGCGGCCACCGGCGCGGCGCTCGCCGCCGAGCGCGCCTTTCTCACTGTGCTCGACGGCTCCTGCCGCACGCCGATCGCCGCTCATGCGCGCGTCGATGGCGATGCAATGGAGTTTCATGGCTTGGCGCTGCGCGCCGACGGCTCCGAAATCTATGAGGCGCGCCGGCGCGGGGCGGCGATCGACGCGGCGCGGCTCGGCGACGACGCGGCGAATGAAATCCTGCTGCGCCTGCCGCATGGCGTCGCGGGCCTCTCATGA
- the holA gene encoding DNA polymerase III subunit delta, translating to MVAVKSREAQRFVDAPPAAIFLFLLHGADAGLVRERALALIAKRVDDRRDPFQCIEMSGDAVAADPLSLLDEANTVPMFGGRRAILVEAGSKSINAPLEQLLAAPPRDCAVVVTAGVLKRDAPLRKLIEPAKLGAAIECQPDAEQDLEALIDESLRAAGLAATPEARMLLRAALGEDRRMSRAELAKLALYKHGETTVEAKDVEDIVAHASAIASDRLVIDAFSGVAAAAGEELDRALAGGADPGQLLGGALRYAMALHRARLAADREGGRTDAGVTILMRSGFGVFPRPALERHLKSWTAAKIAGVIAPLREAQRRARVDASVAEIEAGRALLAIAARAGRK from the coding sequence ATGGTCGCCGTCAAGAGCCGCGAGGCGCAGCGCTTCGTCGATGCGCCGCCCGCGGCGATCTTTCTGTTCCTGCTCCATGGCGCCGACGCCGGCCTCGTGCGCGAGCGCGCGCTCGCGCTGATCGCCAAGCGCGTGGACGATCGCCGCGATCCGTTCCAATGCATCGAGATGAGCGGCGACGCCGTCGCCGCCGATCCGCTGTCGCTGCTCGACGAAGCCAATACGGTGCCGATGTTCGGCGGGCGGCGGGCGATCCTGGTCGAGGCGGGGTCCAAATCCATCAATGCGCCGCTCGAGCAATTGCTCGCCGCGCCGCCGCGCGATTGCGCCGTGGTGGTGACCGCGGGCGTGCTGAAGCGCGACGCGCCGCTGCGCAAGCTGATCGAGCCCGCCAAGCTCGGCGCCGCGATCGAATGCCAGCCGGACGCCGAGCAGGACCTCGAAGCGCTGATCGACGAGAGCCTGCGCGCGGCGGGGCTCGCCGCCACGCCCGAGGCGCGCATGCTGCTGCGCGCCGCGCTCGGCGAGGACCGCCGCATGAGCCGCGCCGAGCTCGCCAAGCTCGCGCTCTACAAGCATGGCGAGACGACGGTCGAGGCGAAGGATGTCGAGGACATCGTCGCCCACGCCTCCGCCATCGCCTCCGACCGGCTGGTGATCGACGCCTTCTCGGGCGTGGCGGCGGCGGCCGGGGAGGAACTCGACCGGGCGCTCGCAGGAGGCGCCGATCCGGGACAACTGCTCGGCGGCGCGCTGCGCTATGCGATGGCGCTGCATCGCGCGCGCCTCGCCGCCGATCGCGAGGGCGGGCGGACGGACGCCGGCGTCACCATATTGATGCGCAGCGGCTTCGGCGTGTTTCCGCGTCCGGCGCTGGAGCGCCATTTGAAGAGCTGGACCGCGGCCAAGATCGCGGGCGTGATCGCCCCCTTGCGCGAGGCGCAGCGGCGCGCAAGGGTCGACGCTTCGGTCGCCGAGATCGAGGCGGGCCGCGCGCTGCTGGCGATCGCGGCAAGGGCGGGGAGGAAGTGA
- a CDS encoding tyrosine recombinase XerC — MSDSPAKPARKPAAFPAAPEIARAAQDWLDYLSGEKRCSRHTLAAYARDARFFLAFLAEHKGAPANAALLGALAPADLRAFMARRRAQGVENRSLLRGLAAVRSLMRFLEKRDLAKTDVFAAIRAPKRPHALPKALGVADARELVDPATRAGEAREPWIIARDAAALALLYGAGLRISEALSIDRDAAPIGKIDRVTIHGKGGKTRVAPIIEPVRRAIEDYIRLCPHELSGGPLFIGARGGRLSPRILQLAMERMRGALGLPDSATPHALRHSFATHLLGRGGDLRSIQELLGHASLSTTQIYAAVDKQRLLEAYRSAHPRAGRGESRE, encoded by the coding sequence ATGTCCGACTCTCCAGCGAAACCCGCGCGCAAGCCCGCCGCCTTCCCCGCGGCGCCCGAGATCGCGCGAGCGGCGCAGGATTGGCTCGACTATCTCTCCGGCGAGAAGCGCTGCTCGCGCCATACGCTCGCCGCTTATGCGCGGGATGCGCGCTTCTTCCTCGCTTTTCTCGCGGAGCACAAAGGCGCGCCGGCGAATGCGGCCCTGCTGGGCGCGCTCGCGCCTGCGGATCTGCGCGCCTTCATGGCCCGGCGCCGCGCGCAGGGCGTCGAGAACCGTTCGCTGCTGCGCGGGCTCGCCGCGGTGCGCTCGCTGATGCGCTTCCTGGAAAAGCGGGACCTGGCCAAAACGGACGTCTTCGCCGCCATTCGCGCGCCCAAGCGGCCGCATGCGCTGCCCAAGGCGCTCGGCGTCGCCGACGCGCGCGAGCTGGTCGATCCCGCGACCCGCGCCGGCGAGGCGCGCGAGCCCTGGATCATCGCCCGCGACGCCGCCGCGCTGGCGCTGCTCTATGGCGCCGGCCTGCGCATTTCCGAGGCGCTGTCGATCGACCGCGACGCGGCGCCGATCGGCAAGATCGACCGCGTCACCATTCACGGCAAGGGCGGCAAGACCCGCGTCGCGCCGATCATCGAGCCGGTGCGGCGCGCGATCGAGGACTATATCCGGCTCTGTCCCCATGAGCTGTCCGGCGGGCCGCTGTTCATCGGCGCGCGCGGCGGCCGCCTGTCGCCGCGCATTCTGCAGCTCGCCATGGAGCGCATGCGCGGCGCGCTCGGCCTGCCGGACAGCGCGACGCCGCATGCGCTGCGCCATTCCTTCGCCACCCATCTGCTCGGCCGCGGCGGCGATCTGCGCAGCATTCAGGAGCTGCTCGGCCACGCCTCGCTGTCGACCACGCAAATCTACGCCGCGGTCGACAAGCAGCGCCTGCTGGAGGCGTATCGTTCGGCGCATCCGCGGGCGGGGAGGGGAGAGAGTAGGGAGTAG
- a CDS encoding creatininase family protein, with product MLPSRYWTDLTTVDFRDLDRSRVIAVLPLAAVEQHGPHLPVGVDSAIMQGMIERVVERLPEDLDVLFLPQQAIGVSIEHGDFPGTLTLSHETALRLVTEIGEGVARAGCRKLVLLNSHGGNTPLLSQAALELRARRGMLAVACSWHRFGYPDGLFPEDEIRLGVHGGEIETSLMLALAPDFVDTARAARFGSESEAFEREFTWLRADKPIGFGWMTQDLSRDGALGDAAAASAAKGEAAADYWATAFVELLRDVEAFDLERLRS from the coding sequence ATGCTTCCGTCTCGTTATTGGACCGACCTCACCACCGTGGACTTCCGTGACCTCGACAGGTCGCGCGTCATCGCGGTCCTTCCGCTCGCCGCCGTCGAGCAGCATGGGCCGCATCTGCCGGTCGGCGTCGACAGCGCGATCATGCAGGGCATGATCGAGCGCGTGGTCGAGCGTCTGCCGGAGGATCTCGACGTCCTGTTCCTGCCGCAGCAGGCGATCGGCGTCTCCATCGAGCACGGCGATTTTCCCGGCACGCTCACGCTCTCGCACGAGACCGCGCTGCGGCTCGTGACCGAGATCGGCGAAGGCGTCGCCCGCGCCGGCTGCCGCAAGCTCGTACTCCTCAATTCGCATGGCGGCAATACGCCGCTGCTCTCCCAAGCCGCGCTGGAGCTGCGCGCGCGTCGCGGAATGCTCGCGGTCGCCTGTTCCTGGCACCGCTTCGGCTATCCCGACGGGCTCTTCCCGGAAGACGAGATCCGCCTCGGCGTGCATGGCGGCGAGATCGAGACCTCGCTGATGCTGGCGCTGGCGCCCGATTTCGTCGACACGGCGCGCGCCGCGCGCTTCGGCTCGGAGAGCGAAGCTTTCGAGCGCGAGTTCACCTGGTTGCGCGCCGACAAGCCTATCGGCTTCGGTTGGATGACGCAGGATTTGTCTCGCGACGGTGCCCTCGGCGACGCCGCCGCGGCCAGCGCCGCCAAGGGCGAGGCCGCCGCCGATTATTGGGCCACCGCCTTCGTCGAGCTGCTGCGGGATGTCGAGGCCTTCGATCTGGAGCGGCTGCGGTCGTAA
- a CDS encoding ABC transporter substrate-binding protein, whose protein sequence is MTKRFAAMLAAFLLAAPALALDKVSFATNWRAQAEHGGFYQAVVDGTYAKYGLDVGIVQGGPQSNARLLLAAGRVDFCMGANLIQTFSAVQQKAPIVAVASLFQKDPIIFMSHPGAGLDRFEDLPKATAFIGNDNLVSVFQWLRQAYGFKEEKVKPYTFNSAPFLADKNSIQQGYLTSEPFEIARQGGFTPNVFLLADYGHDSYSTTIETRAETIAAKADLVQRFVDASIIGWYHYLYGDHAAADAAIRKDNPEMSEGQLAYSYAKMKERGIVDSGDSLTLGIGAMTDARVKSFFDKMAKAGVFPADLDIAKGYTTRFVNKKIGVELRPAQAASAP, encoded by the coding sequence ATGACGAAACGCTTCGCCGCAATGCTCGCGGCCTTTCTGCTCGCCGCGCCGGCGCTGGCGCTCGACAAAGTCTCCTTCGCCACCAATTGGCGGGCGCAGGCCGAGCATGGCGGCTTCTATCAAGCCGTCGTCGACGGCACCTATGCCAAATACGGTCTCGACGTCGGCATCGTGCAGGGCGGGCCGCAGTCCAACGCGCGCCTTCTGCTCGCCGCCGGGCGCGTCGATTTCTGCATGGGCGCCAATCTCATTCAGACCTTCTCCGCCGTGCAGCAGAAGGCGCCGATCGTCGCCGTCGCCAGCCTGTTCCAGAAGGACCCGATCATCTTCATGTCGCATCCCGGCGCGGGGCTCGACCGCTTCGAGGATCTGCCGAAAGCGACCGCCTTCATCGGCAACGACAATCTCGTCTCGGTGTTCCAATGGCTTCGCCAAGCCTATGGCTTCAAGGAGGAGAAGGTGAAACCCTACACCTTCAACTCCGCGCCCTTCCTCGCCGATAAGAACTCCATCCAGCAGGGCTATCTCACCTCGGAGCCCTTCGAGATCGCGCGCCAGGGCGGCTTCACGCCGAACGTCTTCCTGCTCGCCGATTATGGCCATGACAGCTATTCGACGACGATCGAGACGCGCGCCGAGACGATCGCGGCCAAGGCCGATCTGGTGCAGCGCTTCGTCGACGCCTCGATCATCGGCTGGTATCATTATCTCTACGGCGACCATGCCGCCGCCGACGCCGCGATCCGCAAGGACAATCCCGAAATGTCCGAGGGCCAGCTCGCTTATTCCTACGCCAAGATGAAGGAGCGCGGCATCGTCGACAGCGGCGATTCGCTCACTCTCGGCATCGGCGCCATGACCGACGCCCGCGTGAAGAGCTTCTTCGACAAGATGGCCAAGGCGGGCGTCTTCCCCGCCGATCTCGACATCGCGAAGGGCTATACGACGCGCTTCGTGAACAAGAAGATCGGCGTCGAGCTGCGCCCGGCGCAGGCGGCGAGCGCGCCGTGA
- a CDS encoding ABC transporter ATP-binding protein — translation MTLRVAAQAAPLVCLRGIGKAYDNGVAALDHFDLDLREGELLTLLGPSGCGKSTALRLIAGLTEPSRGRIDWRGAQAARAGFVFQEPTLLPWADVFANVYLPLRLEGVARETAAPRVREALARVGLADFESALPRQLSGGMKMRAAIARALVTRPSLLLMDEPFAALDEVTRFRLNDDLLALKRETGTTIVFVTHSVYESVYLSTRILALAARGGAIIDEIEIDADIARDEEFRASAQFAQLCRRASAALRSASGERL, via the coding sequence GTGACCCTGCGCGTCGCGGCGCAGGCCGCCCCGCTCGTCTGCCTGCGCGGGATCGGCAAGGCCTATGACAATGGCGTCGCGGCGCTCGACCATTTCGATCTCGATCTGCGCGAGGGCGAGCTCCTCACTCTGCTCGGCCCCTCCGGTTGCGGCAAATCGACGGCGCTGCGGCTCATCGCCGGCCTCACCGAGCCGAGCCGTGGGCGCATCGACTGGCGCGGAGCGCAGGCGGCGCGCGCCGGCTTCGTGTTCCAGGAGCCGACGCTGCTGCCCTGGGCCGATGTCTTCGCCAATGTCTATCTGCCGCTGCGGCTCGAGGGGGTCGCGCGCGAAACGGCGGCGCCGCGCGTGCGCGAGGCGCTCGCCCGCGTCGGCCTCGCCGATTTCGAGAGCGCGCTGCCGCGCCAGCTCTCCGGCGGCATGAAGATGCGCGCGGCGATCGCCCGCGCGCTGGTGACGCGGCCGTCGCTCCTGCTGATGGACGAGCCCTTCGCCGCGCTCGACGAGGTGACGCGCTTTCGTCTCAATGACGACCTGCTGGCGCTCAAGCGCGAAACCGGGACGACGATCGTCTTCGTCACCCATTCGGTCTATGAGAGCGTCTATCTCTCGACGCGCATTCTCGCGCTGGCGGCGCGCGGCGGCGCGATCATCGACGAGATCGAGATCGACGCCGATATCGCGCGCGACGAGGAGTTTCGCGCGAGCGCGCAATTCGCGCAGCTCTGCCGGCGCGCCTCCGCCGCTCTGCGCAGCGCTTCGGGAGAGCGCCTGTGA
- a CDS encoding ABC transporter permease: protein MSKVSFRDALLPLAVLAGALAAWEAGVRGFAIPTYVLPAPSLIAETLVKDREILFSALLVTLATALEALALATLGGVALALLISRSRALERAIMPFAIVLQVTPIIAIAPLLLVYLEPARAVLVCAFLVAFFPILANASLGLASVDRALVELFDLYRASPWRKLILLRAPAALPQFLTGLRIGGGLSLIGAIAAELAAGAAGQGAGLAFRISEAGYRLDIPRMFAALALVSAAGVTIYGALTLLTHLCLRRWHESARGKGE from the coding sequence GTGAGCAAGGTGAGCTTTCGCGATGCGCTGCTGCCGCTGGCCGTGCTCGCCGGCGCGCTCGCCGCCTGGGAAGCGGGTGTCCGCGGCTTCGCCATTCCGACCTATGTGCTGCCGGCGCCGAGCCTCATCGCCGAGACGCTGGTGAAGGATCGCGAGATCCTCTTTTCCGCGCTGCTGGTGACGCTCGCCACCGCGCTCGAGGCCCTGGCGCTGGCGACGCTCGGCGGCGTCGCGCTGGCGCTCTTGATCTCGCGCTCGCGCGCGCTGGAGCGCGCGATCATGCCCTTCGCCATCGTGCTGCAGGTGACGCCGATCATCGCCATCGCGCCCTTGCTGCTCGTCTATCTCGAGCCGGCGCGGGCGGTGCTGGTCTGCGCCTTTCTGGTCGCCTTCTTTCCCATTCTCGCCAACGCTTCGCTCGGCCTCGCCTCGGTCGACCGCGCGCTCGTCGAGCTGTTCGATCTCTATCGCGCCTCGCCCTGGCGGAAGCTGATCCTGCTGCGCGCGCCAGCGGCGCTGCCGCAGTTCCTCACCGGGCTGCGCATCGGCGGCGGCCTGTCGCTGATCGGCGCCATCGCCGCCGAGCTCGCCGCAGGCGCCGCGGGCCAGGGCGCCGGCCTCGCCTTCCGCATTTCGGAAGCGGGCTATCGGCTCGACATTCCGCGCATGTTCGCGGCGCTGGCGCTGGTCTCGGCGGCAGGGGTGACGATCTATGGCGCGCTGACGCTGCTGACGCATCTTTGCCTGCGCCGCTGGCACGAGAGCGCGCGCGGCAAGGGCGAGTAG